One region of Synechococcus sp. UW69 genomic DNA includes:
- a CDS encoding photosystem II high light acclimation radical SAM protein: MAADLAPQQERVLLVRLPCNPIFPIGPIYLADHLHKCFPEMPQRILDLAALPVLDVHRVLDATVDQFQPTLLVFSWRDIQIYAPVDGRGGNPLQNSFEVFYARNPLKRLHGALGGLQLMRSHYGELSRNQRLVRQGLKRARRHQPSARAVLGGGAVSVFYEQLGKSLPKGTIVSVGEGEPLLEKLIQGQSLEQERCFVVGEPPRSGLIHEQPESRPKTACNYDYIASVWPQLDWYLEGGDFYVGVQTKRGCPHNCCYCVYTVVEGKQVRLNPVAEVVKEMRQLYDRGVRGFWFTDAQFIPARRYIEDAKELLRAIKAEGLTGIRWAAYIRADNLDPELAQLMVETGMSYFEIGITSGSQELVRKMRMGYNLRTVLESCRMLADAGFRDHVSVNYSFNVIDERPETIRQTVAYHRELEAIFGADLVEPAIFFIGLQPHTHLEQYGFDQGLIKPGYNPMSMMPWTARKLLWNPEPMGSTFGRVCLEAFDRNPADFGRTVMSLLERDYGVAPLQEALRAPVAGRSALATAVR; encoded by the coding sequence ATGGCAGCTGACTTGGCACCACAGCAAGAACGGGTGTTACTGGTGCGGCTGCCCTGCAATCCGATCTTTCCGATCGGGCCGATCTATCTCGCCGACCATCTGCACAAGTGCTTCCCGGAGATGCCTCAGCGCATCCTGGATCTTGCGGCTCTACCAGTGCTCGACGTGCATCGCGTGCTGGACGCGACCGTTGACCAATTCCAGCCCACGCTTCTGGTGTTCTCCTGGAGAGACATTCAGATCTATGCCCCGGTCGACGGGCGAGGGGGCAACCCTCTCCAGAATTCGTTTGAAGTCTTTTATGCCCGTAACCCACTGAAGCGACTCCATGGCGCCTTGGGCGGGCTTCAGTTGATGCGAAGTCATTACGGCGAGCTGAGCAGAAACCAGCGTCTGGTGCGTCAGGGCTTGAAGCGCGCACGCCGTCACCAGCCAAGCGCTCGGGCCGTTCTTGGAGGTGGAGCCGTCAGTGTGTTCTATGAACAGCTCGGCAAGTCGCTTCCCAAGGGCACGATTGTGTCCGTCGGCGAGGGGGAGCCGCTTCTAGAAAAGTTGATACAGGGTCAGTCTCTCGAGCAAGAGCGCTGCTTCGTTGTTGGTGAACCGCCCCGGTCAGGCTTGATCCATGAGCAACCGGAGAGTCGTCCCAAGACAGCCTGCAATTACGACTACATCGCCTCGGTTTGGCCCCAGCTCGACTGGTATCTCGAAGGCGGCGACTTCTACGTCGGTGTTCAGACCAAGCGCGGCTGCCCTCATAACTGCTGCTACTGCGTCTACACAGTGGTGGAAGGCAAGCAGGTGCGCCTCAATCCTGTTGCCGAGGTCGTGAAAGAGATGCGCCAGCTCTACGACCGCGGGGTGCGTGGTTTCTGGTTCACCGATGCTCAGTTCATTCCCGCTCGGCGCTACATCGAAGACGCCAAGGAATTGCTTCGAGCGATCAAGGCTGAAGGGCTGACAGGCATTCGTTGGGCCGCTTACATCCGCGCTGACAACCTTGATCCCGAATTGGCTCAGCTCATGGTGGAGACGGGCATGAGCTATTTCGAGATCGGCATCACCTCCGGCTCACAGGAGCTCGTTCGCAAGATGCGCATGGGGTACAACTTGCGCACCGTTCTCGAGAGTTGCCGCATGCTTGCGGATGCCGGTTTCCGCGATCACGTCTCAGTCAATTACTCCTTCAACGTGATCGACGAGCGGCCGGAAACTATCCGCCAAACCGTCGCTTATCACCGTGAGTTGGAGGCGATTTTTGGTGCTGATTTGGTTGAGCCCGCGATCTTTTTCATCGGTTTGCAGCCCCACACCCATCTCGAGCAGTACGGGTTCGATCAGGGCTTAATCAAGCCGGGTTACAACCCGATGAGCATGATGCCGTGGACCGCGCGCAAGCTTCTCTGGAACCCAGAGCCGATGGGAAGCACCTTCGGCCGGGTGTGTCTCGAGGCCTTTGATCGCAATCCTGCCGATTTCGGTCGCACGGTGATGTCGCTCCTCGAAAGGGATTACGGAGTGGCTCCACTTCAGGAAGCGTTGCGTGCTCCTGTTGCAGGCCGATCGGCCTTGGCAACGGCTGTGCGCTGA
- a CDS encoding CPBP family intramembrane glutamic endopeptidase, translated as MKQLLDRFLLLQPVWLPTLLFIPLLYALGWITAVPLTLLGLPAHQVSLTGTVLSFVLFLLVMPRWAAVRWSASQPWAALGISKKDSVNRPIHAAGLLRGLFIAAGLLTLITSIVLIGGWGRWLGHIDGIHVLNAVLLCLGVGFAEELIFRGWLWTELNRIIGSRGGAVAQAVIFSLVHTRFNLGLAGMGGLLVGLFMLGIILARQRQADQGSLWGCIGLHGGLVAGWFLLLNDWLQLSPQTPSWLVGPGGNAPNPLGGVIGLTCLLTLFLIQRTAVAKADRPATGARNAS; from the coding sequence ATGAAGCAACTGCTGGACAGGTTTCTCCTGCTTCAGCCGGTCTGGCTGCCCACACTTCTGTTCATTCCGCTGCTCTACGCGTTGGGGTGGATTACAGCTGTCCCTCTCACGCTGCTTGGGCTGCCGGCACATCAGGTCTCGCTCACAGGAACCGTTCTGAGTTTTGTGCTGTTTCTGCTGGTGATGCCCAGATGGGCTGCCGTGCGGTGGTCAGCATCACAACCCTGGGCCGCCTTGGGCATAAGCAAGAAAGACTCCGTCAATCGGCCCATTCACGCGGCTGGATTGCTAAGAGGCCTCTTCATCGCCGCAGGGCTACTGACGTTGATCACGAGCATTGTTCTGATCGGAGGTTGGGGTCGATGGCTGGGCCATATCGATGGCATTCACGTCCTCAATGCTGTGCTGCTCTGCCTTGGGGTGGGCTTTGCTGAAGAGTTGATTTTCCGCGGTTGGCTGTGGACCGAACTGAACCGAATCATCGGCTCACGTGGTGGAGCCGTCGCTCAAGCTGTCATTTTCAGCCTTGTCCACACACGCTTCAACCTCGGGCTGGCTGGCATGGGTGGACTCCTTGTCGGTCTTTTTATGTTGGGGATAATTCTCGCCAGACAGCGTCAAGCTGACCAGGGCTCGCTTTGGGGCTGTATTGGCCTGCATGGAGGGCTTGTAGCTGGATGGTTTCTGCTGCTGAACGACTGGCTTCAGCTATCGCCTCAAACCCCTTCCTGGCTTGTGGGTCCTGGAGGGAATGCCCCCAATCCACTTGGGGGCGTGATCGGACTGACTTGTTTGCTAACGCTGTTTCTGATTCAGCGCACAGCCGTTGCCAAGGCCGATCGGCCTGCAACAGGAGCACGCAACGCTTCCTGA
- the clpS gene encoding ATP-dependent Clp protease adapter ClpS, which produces MVMAVDAPSQNPGGAAVLDKAPERVRKRSPRYKVLLHNDPVNSMEYVVSTLQQVVPQLSEQDCMAVMLEAHNTGVGLVIVCDIEPAEFYCETLKGKGLTSSIEPES; this is translated from the coding sequence ATGGTCATGGCCGTGGATGCTCCCAGCCAAAACCCAGGAGGTGCGGCTGTTCTGGACAAAGCTCCGGAACGGGTTCGCAAGCGCTCACCTCGCTACAAGGTGCTTCTGCACAACGACCCGGTGAACTCCATGGAATATGTGGTGTCCACCCTTCAACAGGTTGTGCCCCAACTCAGCGAGCAGGACTGCATGGCCGTGATGCTGGAAGCCCACAACACAGGTGTTGGCTTGGTGATCGTGTGTGACATCGAGCCAGCTGAGTTCTATTGCGAAACACTGAAGGGCAAAGGACTGACAAGCTCCATCGAGCCCGAGAGTTAG
- a CDS encoding LL-diaminopimelate aminotransferase → MVQVNGNYLKLKAGYLFPEIGRRVKAFSTDHPDAALIRLGIGDVTEPLPLACREAMKTAIDAMGTAEGFHGYGPEQGYGWLRDAIAKNDFQSRGCDISADEIFVSDGSKCDSSNILDILGEGNKVAVTDPVYPVYVDSNVMAGRTGEAGEIGRYAGLSYLPISADNGFAAQIPSEPVDLIYLCFPNNPTGAVATREQLQAWVDYARSNGALILFDAAYEAFIQDPALPHSIFEIDGARDCAIEFRSFSKNAGFTGTRCAFTVVPKGLKGKAASGEDVELWGLWNRRQSTKFNGVSYIIQRGAEAVYSEAGQAEVKALVRFYMENAAIIRRELSEAGLTVYGGEHAPYVWIKTPEGMDSWGFFDHLLNKANVVGTPGSGFGAAGEGYFRLSAFNSRANVEEAMARIKAL, encoded by the coding sequence GTGGTTCAGGTCAACGGCAATTACCTCAAGCTCAAGGCGGGCTACCTGTTCCCTGAGATCGGTCGGCGCGTGAAGGCGTTCAGCACCGACCACCCCGATGCAGCGCTGATTCGCCTGGGCATCGGTGATGTCACGGAGCCCTTGCCACTCGCCTGCCGTGAGGCGATGAAGACAGCGATCGATGCGATGGGCACAGCCGAAGGCTTTCACGGCTACGGCCCCGAACAGGGCTACGGCTGGCTGCGGGACGCCATCGCCAAAAACGACTTCCAATCCCGAGGCTGCGACATCAGTGCCGATGAGATTTTTGTCTCCGACGGCTCCAAATGCGACAGCAGCAACATCCTCGACATTCTCGGCGAGGGCAACAAGGTGGCTGTCACCGACCCCGTCTACCCGGTGTATGTCGACAGCAACGTCATGGCCGGCCGCACCGGTGAAGCCGGTGAGATCGGTCGCTATGCGGGCCTGAGCTACCTCCCGATCAGTGCGGACAACGGCTTTGCAGCGCAGATTCCCAGTGAACCTGTCGATCTGATTTATCTCTGCTTCCCCAACAACCCCACTGGTGCAGTCGCCACCCGGGAGCAACTCCAAGCCTGGGTGGACTACGCCCGTTCCAATGGCGCCCTAATCCTGTTCGATGCGGCCTATGAGGCCTTCATCCAGGACCCAGCCCTCCCCCACTCCATTTTTGAGATCGACGGCGCCCGGGACTGCGCCATCGAATTCCGCTCCTTCTCCAAAAACGCTGGCTTCACTGGCACGCGCTGTGCTTTCACCGTGGTGCCGAAAGGGCTGAAAGGCAAGGCAGCCAGCGGTGAGGACGTTGAACTCTGGGGGCTATGGAACCGGCGCCAGAGCACCAAATTCAACGGTGTGAGCTACATCATTCAGCGCGGAGCTGAAGCTGTTTACTCCGAAGCCGGTCAGGCCGAGGTGAAGGCCCTGGTGCGCTTCTACATGGAGAACGCCGCGATCATTCGCCGCGAACTCAGTGAGGCAGGCCTCACTGTTTATGGCGGCGAACACGCTCCCTATGTCTGGATCAAGACCCCTGAAGGCATGGACTCCTGGGGATTCTTCGACCATCTCCTCAACAAAGCCAATGTGGTCGGCACACCCGGAAGCGGTTTCGGCGCCGCCGGAGAGGGTTATTTCCGCCTGTCAGCTTTCAACAGTCGCGCCAATGTGGAGGAGGCCATGGCCCGCATCAAGGCTCTATGA
- a CDS encoding TIGR03960 family B12-binding radical SAM protein: MTSGVRTSDVVVSTPDHPVDFHALVDSGINKPARYMGHELGVEPRDWQAASVRWALTYPEIYEVGSSNLGHIILYSILNAVPGQLCDRAYLPAADLAGRLRERSQALFAVESRRPLPTFDILGFSLSYELGATNILEMLDLAQVPIRAADRGDLPLSDPAAPPLIFAGGPTATSNPEPYAPFFDFVALGDGEELLPEIGLVVAQAKADGLTRSQLLRDLAQVPGVYVPSLYELGADGVTLQPLHADVPQRVLRRVATPMPYYAMGLVPHVETVHDRLTVEIRRGCTRGCRFCQPGMLTRPARDVEPEAVIEAVETGMKQTGYSDFSLLSLSCSDYLALPAVGVELRNRLADQNVTLQLPSQRVDRFDEDIAHILGGTRKAGLTFAPEAGTQRLRDIVNKGLTDDDLLHGIRTAMQNGYRKVKLYFMIGLPGETDPDVLGIAETCVMLQQRCRDLGRLNLNITISNFTPKPHTPFQWHSVSTAEFERRQTLLREAFRRLRGVKVNFTDVRLSAMEDFVGRSDRRLAPVIEAAWRAGAGMDAWFESLDRAYAAWTGAIADAGLEGRYREMEVGGWSAVAALDREDLEAFCAQPLPWDHIDTGIDKAWLTDDLQRALAAAVVPDCSFDGCSSCGVCGPDLGHNVVVPAPEVPIQVPTQAPPSERVCRIRVRFAKTGSMALLSHLDLMRMLERALRRSALPISFTGGFHPLPRVQIALALPLGAEAQSEWMDLEFTEVQDPNHFCSTLQPLLPDGIQLLAAAEVPVSGKSLSQELTGAVWCFDLVQDEQTQIPVDWSAAVDQLLQAKTLVWHDTDKKGRPRERDCRPALKALQVTNQNSSGAARLRLEAAVDDMGRSLRPAQIQHWLAETVGQPLQVQRLTREALILSAQC, translated from the coding sequence ATGACTTCAGGAGTAAGGACATCCGACGTGGTCGTCTCAACCCCGGATCACCCGGTTGATTTCCATGCCCTGGTGGACAGCGGCATCAACAAACCCGCCCGGTACATGGGGCATGAGTTAGGGGTCGAACCAAGGGATTGGCAAGCCGCATCGGTGCGCTGGGCGCTCACTTACCCCGAGATTTACGAGGTCGGCTCCAGCAATCTCGGCCACATCATCCTCTATTCGATCCTCAATGCCGTGCCTGGGCAATTGTGCGATCGCGCTTATCTCCCGGCCGCCGATCTGGCCGGCCGCTTGCGGGAGCGGAGTCAGGCGCTGTTTGCGGTGGAAAGCCGTCGGCCCTTGCCCACCTTCGACATTCTGGGCTTCAGCCTGAGTTACGAACTCGGCGCCACCAACATCCTCGAGATGCTGGACCTTGCCCAGGTGCCGATTCGAGCCGCCGATCGTGGCGACTTGCCGCTGAGTGATCCTGCAGCTCCTCCGCTGATCTTCGCGGGGGGTCCGACAGCCACCAGCAATCCAGAGCCCTACGCCCCTTTCTTCGATTTCGTTGCACTGGGGGACGGGGAGGAACTGCTTCCCGAGATCGGTCTAGTGGTGGCTCAGGCCAAAGCCGATGGATTGACCCGATCGCAACTGCTCCGCGATCTGGCCCAGGTCCCTGGCGTTTATGTGCCCTCTCTCTATGAGCTGGGCGCGGACGGAGTCACCCTTCAGCCGCTCCATGCTGATGTTCCGCAGAGGGTTCTCCGGCGTGTGGCGACGCCGATGCCCTACTACGCCATGGGCCTTGTCCCCCATGTGGAAACGGTGCATGACCGTCTCACGGTGGAGATTCGACGCGGTTGCACCAGGGGATGTCGTTTTTGTCAGCCAGGGATGCTGACGCGTCCAGCCCGGGATGTTGAACCAGAGGCGGTGATCGAAGCTGTTGAAACCGGGATGAAACAAACCGGCTACAGCGATTTCTCGTTGTTGTCACTTAGTTGCAGCGACTACCTAGCGCTGCCGGCGGTAGGGGTTGAATTGCGGAACCGCCTCGCGGATCAGAACGTCACGCTTCAGCTGCCCAGTCAGCGGGTGGATCGCTTTGATGAAGACATCGCGCACATTTTGGGCGGTACGCGAAAAGCGGGCCTGACCTTCGCTCCTGAGGCCGGTACGCAGCGACTCCGCGACATCGTCAATAAGGGCCTGACCGATGACGACCTGCTGCATGGCATCCGCACCGCCATGCAGAACGGCTACCGCAAGGTGAAGCTGTATTTCATGATCGGTCTTCCTGGGGAGACGGATCCCGATGTCCTCGGCATTGCAGAGACCTGCGTGATGCTGCAGCAGCGCTGTCGTGACCTGGGTCGGCTGAACCTCAATATCACGATCAGCAATTTCACGCCCAAGCCCCACACGCCTTTTCAGTGGCACAGCGTCTCAACAGCTGAGTTTGAGCGGCGGCAGACCCTGCTCAGGGAGGCCTTCAGGCGTTTGCGCGGCGTGAAGGTGAACTTCACCGATGTGCGGCTGTCCGCCATGGAGGATTTTGTTGGTCGCAGTGATCGGCGCCTGGCACCGGTGATCGAGGCGGCCTGGAGGGCCGGTGCCGGAATGGATGCGTGGTTTGAGTCGCTGGATCGTGCCTATGCCGCCTGGACCGGAGCTATTGCGGACGCTGGTTTGGAAGGGCGTTATCGGGAGATGGAGGTCGGGGGCTGGAGTGCCGTGGCCGCGCTGGATCGGGAGGACCTAGAAGCCTTCTGTGCCCAGCCGCTCCCCTGGGACCACATCGATACAGGCATCGATAAGGCCTGGCTGACAGATGATCTGCAACGGGCTCTTGCCGCGGCGGTTGTGCCGGACTGCTCCTTTGACGGATGCAGCAGCTGTGGTGTGTGTGGCCCGGATTTGGGGCACAACGTGGTTGTCCCTGCTCCCGAGGTGCCGATTCAAGTGCCCACGCAGGCGCCTCCAAGCGAACGGGTGTGTCGCATTCGGGTGCGATTCGCCAAAACGGGATCGATGGCGCTGCTCAGTCATCTCGATCTGATGCGAATGCTGGAGAGAGCCCTGCGTCGCAGTGCTCTCCCGATCAGCTTCACCGGAGGGTTTCATCCCCTGCCTCGTGTTCAAATCGCTCTGGCCCTTCCCCTCGGCGCCGAGGCCCAGAGCGAGTGGATGGATCTGGAATTCACCGAGGTACAGGACCCAAATCACTTCTGCAGCACGCTCCAGCCCTTGTTGCCGGATGGGATTCAGCTGTTAGCGGCAGCAGAGGTTCCCGTTAGTGGGAAAAGCCTCTCTCAAGAACTGACGGGCGCTGTTTGGTGTTTTGATCTCGTTCAGGACGAGCAGACGCAGATCCCTGTGGACTGGAGTGCGGCTGTCGATCAACTGCTGCAGGCCAAGACCTTGGTATGGCATGACACTGATAAGAAGGGGCGCCCCAGAGAGCGAGATTGCCGCCCAGCTTTGAAAGCGCTTCAAGTGACGAATCAGAACTCCAGTGGGGCCGCTCGCCTTCGGTTGGAAGCAGCGGTGGATGACATGGGCCGAAGCTTGCGCCCTGCTCAGATTCAGCACTGGCTTGCCGAGACAGTCGGGCAGCCCTTGCAAGTGCAACGCTTGACCCGTGAAGCTCTGATCCTTAGTGCTCAGTGCTAG
- a CDS encoding Rne/Rng family ribonuclease, which translates to MPQQIVIAEQLRIAAVLTDERVDELIVAQGRYQIGDVYLGTVENVLPGIDAAFVNIGESEKNGFIHVTDLGPLRLKKGSAGITELLEPRQKVLVQVMKEPTGTKGPRLTGNLALPGRYLVLQPHGQGVNISRRISSDAERNRLRALGVLIKPPGAGLLIRTEADGISEDLLIEDLESLLRQWEAIQQAAETAAPPVLLNRDEDFIHRILRDHMGPDLARVVVDDAAAVGRVSSFLGADANNVLVEAHGEPSELLEHYKVNAAIRDALKPRVDLPSGGYVIIEPTEALTVIDVNSGSFTRSANARETILWTNCEAAIEIARQLKLRNIGGVIIIDFIDMDSRRDQLQLLEHFTTAVRDDSARPQIAQLSELGLVELTRKRQGQNIYELFGRACPSCGGLGHVAVLPGKDLLQPLATATGLVRSAASARAEVVSPGENGGNGRRRRGGRGRGTQDAVLPVDTSDTTAPEVSTQEAHEPAIARRQDPELVAVPMTDEQQQLFGWLGLNPALLLEEPPESDNVVVRVVSPGEDEQEVLEAARQQLAATAGRRRRRGGRGGRSGARNGVSQPAVTPATETPVVVTSSVPDETAPLMVEITPLEAVTNLTISEPEPTIVTEPVESEPAPVADTAESEEPRRRRRRSSAVATV; encoded by the coding sequence ATGCCCCAGCAAATTGTCATCGCGGAGCAGCTGCGCATCGCAGCAGTGCTAACCGATGAACGTGTTGACGAATTGATCGTCGCGCAGGGTCGTTATCAGATCGGAGATGTCTATCTCGGAACGGTTGAAAATGTTTTGCCCGGCATTGATGCCGCTTTCGTCAATATCGGTGAAAGTGAGAAAAATGGTTTCATCCACGTCACCGATCTGGGGCCGCTGCGTCTGAAGAAAGGTTCCGCTGGGATCACTGAACTTCTCGAGCCTCGTCAAAAGGTTCTGGTTCAGGTGATGAAAGAACCGACCGGTACCAAGGGCCCACGGCTGACTGGAAACCTTGCCCTGCCTGGGCGCTACCTGGTGCTCCAGCCCCATGGTCAGGGGGTGAACATTTCCCGACGCATCAGTTCCGATGCAGAGAGGAACAGACTCCGTGCCCTCGGTGTTCTGATCAAGCCGCCCGGGGCTGGCCTGCTGATTCGAACGGAAGCCGACGGCATCAGTGAAGATCTCCTGATTGAAGATCTGGAGTCGTTGTTGCGCCAGTGGGAGGCAATTCAGCAAGCAGCTGAGACAGCAGCCCCCCCTGTTCTTCTCAATCGCGATGAAGATTTCATCCACCGGATTCTGCGGGATCACATGGGGCCGGATTTGGCCCGGGTTGTGGTGGACGATGCCGCTGCCGTGGGCCGTGTCAGCAGCTTCCTTGGTGCTGATGCCAACAATGTTCTTGTAGAAGCCCACGGTGAACCCAGCGAGTTGCTGGAGCACTACAAGGTCAATGCCGCCATCCGCGATGCGCTCAAGCCTCGGGTTGACCTGCCTTCCGGTGGATACGTGATCATCGAGCCCACCGAAGCGCTCACGGTGATTGACGTGAACTCCGGATCGTTCACGCGCTCGGCCAATGCTCGAGAAACCATTCTGTGGACCAACTGCGAGGCTGCGATTGAGATCGCTCGTCAGCTCAAGCTTCGCAACATCGGCGGGGTGATCATCATCGATTTCATCGATATGGATTCCCGTCGTGATCAGCTCCAGTTGCTGGAGCATTTCACGACAGCCGTTCGTGACGATTCAGCTCGACCGCAGATCGCACAGCTCAGTGAACTTGGCCTGGTGGAGCTCACACGCAAGCGTCAAGGGCAGAACATTTACGAACTCTTCGGACGGGCCTGCCCCAGCTGTGGGGGCCTGGGCCACGTGGCTGTGCTCCCAGGCAAAGATCTTCTCCAGCCCCTGGCGACCGCCACGGGATTGGTTCGTTCCGCTGCTTCTGCCCGCGCTGAAGTGGTTTCTCCCGGAGAGAACGGAGGGAATGGCCGGAGGCGGCGTGGTGGCCGAGGGCGCGGCACTCAGGATGCTGTCCTTCCGGTCGATACCTCCGATACGACCGCTCCTGAGGTGTCGACGCAAGAGGCGCATGAGCCTGCGATAGCCCGTCGTCAGGACCCTGAATTGGTTGCCGTCCCCATGACCGACGAACAGCAGCAGTTGTTTGGCTGGCTTGGTTTGAATCCTGCCCTGTTGCTGGAAGAGCCTCCTGAATCCGACAATGTTGTTGTGAGGGTTGTTAGCCCTGGCGAGGATGAGCAGGAGGTGCTGGAGGCTGCTCGGCAGCAACTGGCGGCAACTGCAGGACGGCGTCGTCGTCGCGGCGGGCGTGGTGGCCGTTCAGGTGCACGTAATGGCGTCAGTCAGCCCGCCGTGACCCCTGCCACGGAAACTCCAGTTGTCGTGACGTCTTCCGTCCCGGATGAGACTGCACCCCTGATGGTGGAGATCACCCCCTTGGAGGCCGTGACCAATCTGACGATCAGCGAACCAGAGCCAACGATCGTTACGGAACCGGTTGAGTCGGAGCCTGCTCCGGTGGCGGATACGGCTGAGTCAGAGGAGCCCCGCCGTCGTCGTCGCCGCTCCTCTGCTGTCGCCACGGTCTGA
- a CDS encoding ribonuclease HII yields the protein MTPQESLPIGRDVAGVDEVGRGCLFGPVFAAAVVLDGAAAERLLKAGLTDSKKLSAKRRATLVPLIHSLCVASGMGQASAREIDASGIRVATERAMLRALQRLPQSPGLVLVDGNLPLRLWLGPQRTVVSGDSRSPAIAAASVLAKEARDALIRRLSDRFPGYGLERHAGYGTAQHRQSLMASGPTPLHRQTFLKRLLG from the coding sequence ATGACTCCGCAGGAGTCTCTCCCCATCGGGAGGGATGTGGCTGGAGTGGATGAAGTTGGTCGTGGTTGCTTGTTCGGACCTGTTTTTGCGGCCGCTGTCGTGCTGGATGGCGCAGCTGCAGAACGCCTGTTGAAGGCGGGACTGACCGACAGCAAGAAACTCTCCGCCAAACGTCGGGCTACCTTGGTTCCCTTGATTCATTCGCTGTGTGTTGCCTCCGGCATGGGCCAGGCTTCAGCGCGAGAAATTGACGCCAGTGGTATTCGCGTCGCCACTGAACGCGCCATGTTGCGTGCTCTTCAGCGACTGCCGCAATCCCCTGGCTTGGTGCTTGTGGATGGCAACCTTCCCCTCAGGCTGTGGCTGGGCCCGCAGCGCACTGTTGTTTCCGGCGACAGCCGCTCACCTGCCATCGCTGCTGCCAGCGTTCTGGCCAAGGAGGCCCGGGATGCACTCATTCGGCGTTTGTCCGATCGCTTCCCCGGTTATGGACTCGAGCGCCATGCGGGCTATGGCACGGCACAGCATCGTCAGAGCTTGATGGCTTCAGGCCCCACGCCCTTGCATCGGCAGACGTTCCTGAAGCGGCTGCTGGGATGA
- a CDS encoding DUF1997 domain-containing protein: MPRQVKSMPLAFEASQKLDLPVRTGAERLPTYLLEEERVLGALLDARQLTPLQPGLYRYVVTSLKVFQLHVKPVVSLQIHREGDTLVMRALDCELEGLGIVDDFALNLEARLACTPEGLQGNAHLSVSVSQPSLLKLIPKRVLESTGESILSGILIGIKTRVGQQLIDDYRSWCGATEAQLSSQQPLQERLPMQGRGA; the protein is encoded by the coding sequence ATGCCGCGTCAGGTGAAGTCCATGCCCCTGGCCTTCGAAGCCAGTCAAAAGCTTGATCTGCCTGTCAGAACCGGAGCAGAGCGGCTGCCCACCTATTTGCTTGAGGAGGAACGGGTTCTCGGAGCCCTACTAGACGCACGCCAGCTCACCCCCTTACAGCCGGGTCTTTACCGCTACGTCGTGACCAGCCTGAAGGTCTTTCAGCTCCATGTGAAGCCCGTGGTGTCGCTTCAGATCCATAGGGAAGGGGACACTCTGGTGATGCGCGCCCTGGATTGCGAACTGGAAGGCCTAGGGATCGTTGATGACTTTGCGCTGAATCTGGAAGCACGACTCGCCTGCACACCCGAGGGGCTTCAGGGGAACGCGCATCTTTCGGTCAGCGTGAGTCAACCCTCCCTGCTGAAGCTGATTCCAAAACGAGTGTTGGAGTCAACAGGGGAATCCATCCTGAGCGGCATCCTCATTGGCATCAAAACCCGTGTCGGCCAGCAGCTCATTGACGACTATCGGAGCTGGTGCGGTGCAACAGAGGCGCAACTCTCATCCCAGCAGCCGCTTCAGGAACGTCTGCCGATGCAAGGGCGTGGGGCCTGA
- the pheA gene encoding prephenate dehydratase, translating to MPTRLAFLGPAGTYGEQAARVLIDQDALNDVQLMPCTGLRSVVEQLAQGQCDAAVVPIENSVEGGVTATLDALWSHPELCIQRALVLPIQHALLGSGPLSRVTEVLSHPQALAQCSGWLAQHLPDALQLPTSSTAEAARMVAGSPFRAAIASKTAASEHGLDELVFPVNDVAGNRTRFLLLRRGERNEHGDVASLAFSLHRNAPGALLEALACLAQRGLNMSRIESRPSKRELGEYVFFVDVDLPAAPSTALAELIAQLQPLCEHLAHFGAYPSSDLSGC from the coding sequence ATGCCTACACGTCTCGCATTCCTTGGTCCAGCTGGGACCTATGGCGAGCAGGCCGCCCGGGTGTTGATCGACCAGGACGCCCTAAATGATGTCCAGTTGATGCCGTGCACCGGTCTTCGATCGGTTGTGGAACAGCTGGCTCAGGGGCAGTGTGATGCAGCCGTTGTTCCGATTGAGAACTCCGTTGAAGGGGGAGTGACAGCGACCCTCGATGCGCTCTGGTCGCATCCTGAGCTTTGTATTCAAAGGGCGTTGGTGCTCCCGATTCAGCATGCTCTGCTGGGGAGTGGTCCACTCAGCAGAGTCACGGAAGTGCTCTCTCATCCGCAGGCCCTTGCCCAGTGCAGTGGCTGGTTGGCGCAGCATTTGCCTGATGCCCTGCAGCTGCCTACCTCGTCTACCGCTGAGGCTGCTCGCATGGTGGCCGGCAGTCCCTTTCGTGCTGCGATTGCCTCCAAGACGGCTGCAAGCGAACACGGGTTGGATGAGTTGGTTTTTCCCGTGAATGATGTGGCGGGAAATCGCACCCGTTTTCTCTTGTTGCGCCGTGGTGAACGCAATGAACATGGAGATGTGGCCAGTCTTGCGTTCTCGCTGCATCGCAATGCACCTGGGGCCCTGCTGGAGGCGCTGGCTTGTTTGGCTCAGCGGGGGTTGAACATGAGCCGAATTGAATCTCGTCCGTCCAAACGGGAGTTGGGGGAATACGTGTTTTTTGTGGATGTGGACCTTCCTGCAGCGCCTTCAACTGCGCTGGCTGAACTCATCGCTCAATTGCAGCCTCTCTGTGAGCATCTCGCCCATTTCGGCGCCTACCCCAGCAGCGACCTCAGTGGCTGTTGA